From a region of the Actinopolymorpha singaporensis genome:
- a CDS encoding dihydrolipoyl dehydrogenase family protein encodes MADNTYDVIVIGGGAVGEVLAERVVKRGLSAVIVESELLGGECSYWACMPSKALLRSGEALRAAKNVKGASAAVTGELDAAAVLERRDSFTRNWDDSSQREWADGAGITVLKGRARLDGPKRVVVRLNDGNAGNGGTGGTGGTGGEERTLEARHAVAACVGSLPRIPDIPGLREVRPWTSRDATSAKEAPRRLAVIGAGPVGSELAQAWNDLGSQVTLLVAEDRMLPTLEPFAGEYVAKAHVEAGIDVRTNVTVQSVSRLAGTGGGEGDVGPLSVQTDQGEIVVDQILAATGREPSTGELGLETVGLEPGRWLDVDDSCRVNGVEGGWLYSAGDTNHRALFTHQGKYQARVCGDAIAARARGEHAAPVAWSPYAATADHGAVPAVVFTDPEVAMVGLTEQAAIDQGMTVRVAEYEIGNVAGAALYVDGYTGHAKLVVDQERLVPVGFTAVGPAAGELLHAATVAIVGEVPLDRLWHAVPAYPTVSEVWLRLLETYGM; translated from the coding sequence ATGGCCGACAACACCTACGACGTGATCGTCATCGGCGGCGGCGCGGTGGGCGAGGTGCTCGCCGAACGCGTCGTCAAGCGGGGCCTGTCGGCCGTGATCGTCGAGTCCGAGCTCCTCGGCGGCGAGTGTTCCTACTGGGCGTGCATGCCGAGCAAGGCACTGCTGCGCAGTGGCGAGGCGCTCCGCGCGGCGAAGAACGTCAAGGGCGCCTCGGCCGCGGTGACCGGCGAACTCGACGCGGCCGCGGTGCTCGAACGCCGCGACTCGTTCACCAGGAACTGGGACGACTCCAGCCAGCGGGAGTGGGCGGACGGCGCCGGGATCACCGTCCTGAAGGGCCGCGCCCGGCTCGACGGCCCCAAGCGGGTGGTCGTACGTCTGAACGACGGCAACGCCGGCAACGGCGGCACGGGCGGCACGGGCGGCACCGGCGGGGAGGAACGCACGCTGGAGGCCCGGCACGCAGTGGCCGCCTGCGTCGGCTCGCTCCCCCGGATCCCCGACATCCCCGGCCTGCGCGAGGTCCGCCCCTGGACCAGCCGGGACGCGACCAGCGCGAAGGAGGCGCCCCGCCGGCTCGCCGTCATCGGCGCCGGCCCGGTCGGCAGCGAGCTGGCCCAGGCGTGGAACGACCTCGGATCGCAGGTCACGCTCCTGGTCGCCGAGGACCGGATGCTGCCCACGCTGGAACCATTCGCCGGTGAGTACGTCGCGAAGGCGCACGTCGAGGCCGGCATCGACGTACGCACCAACGTCACCGTGCAGTCGGTCTCCCGGCTCGCCGGCACAGGCGGCGGTGAGGGGGACGTGGGCCCGCTCAGCGTCCAGACCGACCAGGGCGAGATCGTCGTCGACCAGATCCTCGCCGCCACCGGCCGCGAACCCTCCACCGGCGAGCTCGGCCTGGAGACCGTCGGGCTCGAGCCGGGCAGGTGGCTCGACGTCGACGACAGCTGCCGGGTCAACGGCGTCGAGGGTGGCTGGCTGTACTCCGCCGGCGACACCAACCACCGTGCGCTGTTCACCCACCAGGGCAAGTACCAGGCGCGGGTCTGCGGCGACGCCATCGCCGCCCGGGCGCGCGGGGAGCACGCCGCGCCGGTGGCCTGGTCGCCGTACGCCGCCACCGCCGACCACGGCGCGGTGCCGGCGGTCGTGTTCACCGACCCGGAGGTGGCGATGGTCGGGCTGACCGAGCAGGCCGCGATCGACCAGGGGATGACCGTACGTGTCGCGGAGTACGAGATCGGCAACGTCGCGGGCGCCGCGCTCTACGTCGACGGCTACACCGGGCACGCCAAGCTGGTCGTCGACCAGGAGCGACTGGTCCCGGTCGGGTTCACCGCCGTCGGCCCGGCCGCGGGCGAACTGCTGCACGCGGCGACGGTCGCGATCGTGGGCGAGGTGCCGCTGGACCGGCTGTGGCACGCGGTTCCGGCGTACCCCACGGTCAGCGAGGTCTGGCTGCGACTGCTCGAGACGTACGGCATGTAG
- a CDS encoding AfsR/SARP family transcriptional regulator, which produces MHVRMLGPLELRDDEGRPVEIGGSRLRALLIRLALHPDAIVTVEALIDGLWGEEPPSGALNALQSLVSRLRRALSPGSPGPGSNAGAGSAAGGPALIQSHPAGYRLVVDPDHVDAHRFERLAARGRSALAAGEYAEAAAVLRTAEDLWRGPALADALDAPFAEAAAARLAALRLSATEDRLEADLACGRHADALAELERLAAAHPLRERLQGQAMRALYAVGRQADALATYERVRVALADELGVDPGAGLADLHLAMLRQDPKLLPASAAGRTGLAGADGTSAGVGGGTTHEAGSDAGSDAGSGSGSEADADAGSGSAREQARTNLRVPLTSFVGRDAELRSLGKLITEERLVTVVGSGGAGKTRLALELAARTTPGPAEETWFVELAAIAEPGEVPQAVLSTLGVRDLALLASSQLTGAQLESVPVRDPVTVLVEAFRAKQILLILDNCEHLVDAAAALVDRLLGACPGLRVLATSREQLGVPGERLYPIPPLGLPPEPEVASTDPVAGALAYPAVRLFADRAVAVRPEFQITPDTLGSVVEICRRLDGIPLAIELAAARLRSLSVGQIAARLDDRFRLLTAGRRTVLARHQTLRAVVEWSWDLLEEPERILLRRLAVFHGGATLEFAELICADDGGCAADGAGDGDLPREAVLDVLAALVDKSLVDAVIDRRRGAGGSGSGGGAGAGGDAGEVRYRLLETVRAYGLERLTEAGESQAMHAAHAQCFARLVEEGVPYLRGGEQVEWMARLRAEHDNVLAAMRTAVDSGNADLAVRLVAGFSWFWFLEGHRSAATNWTRAALAVPGEAPPGPRALLLMLAGFGYLTAGDADACKRSLREALALVDAPGSTIRDEFPELGLLESMALTFEGDSEAGRRRLEEVFPALRPWGQGMAKLFLGNIEDNAGNTEVAEAHLLSALDRFTELGDRWGRASALRSLAGLWGRAGGYARAINAREEALALLRELGSDADLPVALTQIAGDRARTGDLEGARVDLARAYALVEAGQAPELAAWVRLGGAELAVRTGDLAEARRQADLVRTDLAGRRPMPLPMRIVIVAGLGLVLAAAGEVDAAADVLRDARNFAAHGHDRPMRAMVVHGLAAVAYRSGDPSRAAFLLGVAEAVRGRPDRSGDDPGRTAEEVRSLLGPETYDAAYARGAGMSDEEIVALVGLEQPAP; this is translated from the coding sequence GTGCACGTTCGGATGTTGGGCCCGCTGGAGCTGCGGGACGACGAGGGGCGACCGGTCGAGATCGGCGGGTCGCGACTGCGTGCACTCCTGATCCGGCTGGCCCTGCACCCGGACGCGATCGTCACGGTCGAGGCGCTGATCGACGGGCTGTGGGGTGAGGAGCCGCCGTCCGGCGCGTTGAACGCGCTGCAGTCGCTGGTGTCCCGGCTCCGGCGCGCGCTGTCGCCGGGCAGTCCGGGCCCGGGCTCCAACGCGGGTGCGGGCTCGGCGGCCGGCGGCCCGGCGCTGATCCAGTCGCATCCGGCGGGATACCGGCTGGTGGTGGACCCGGATCACGTGGACGCGCACCGGTTCGAACGCCTCGCCGCGAGAGGGCGGTCCGCGCTGGCGGCGGGAGAGTACGCCGAGGCGGCCGCGGTGCTGCGTACCGCCGAGGATCTGTGGCGCGGGCCCGCGCTCGCGGACGCGTTGGACGCTCCCTTCGCCGAGGCGGCCGCGGCCCGGCTGGCGGCTCTGCGACTGTCCGCCACCGAGGACCGGCTGGAGGCCGACCTGGCCTGCGGCCGGCACGCCGACGCGCTCGCCGAGCTGGAACGCCTCGCCGCCGCCCATCCGCTGCGAGAGCGGCTGCAGGGCCAGGCGATGCGCGCGTTGTACGCGGTGGGGCGGCAGGCGGACGCGCTGGCGACGTACGAACGGGTCCGGGTCGCGCTGGCCGACGAGCTGGGCGTCGACCCCGGCGCCGGACTCGCCGACCTCCACCTCGCGATGCTGCGGCAGGACCCGAAGTTGCTGCCGGCGAGCGCGGCCGGAAGGACGGGGTTGGCGGGGGCGGACGGGACCTCGGCGGGAGTGGGTGGCGGTACGACTCACGAGGCCGGTTCCGACGCCGGTTCCGACGCCGGTTCCGGTTCCGGTTCCGAGGCCGACGCCGACGCAGGCTCCGGCTCCGCACGCGAGCAGGCGCGGACCAACCTGCGCGTACCCCTCACCAGCTTCGTCGGCCGCGACGCCGAACTACGCAGCCTCGGCAAGCTGATCACGGAGGAACGCCTGGTCACCGTGGTCGGCTCCGGCGGCGCCGGCAAGACCCGGCTGGCCCTCGAGCTCGCCGCCCGCACCACGCCCGGGCCGGCCGAGGAGACGTGGTTCGTCGAGCTCGCGGCGATCGCCGAGCCGGGCGAGGTGCCGCAGGCGGTCCTGTCCACGCTGGGCGTACGCGACCTGGCGTTGCTGGCGTCGTCGCAGCTCACCGGGGCGCAGCTGGAGTCGGTGCCGGTACGCGATCCGGTGACCGTGCTGGTCGAGGCGTTCCGGGCCAAGCAGATCCTGCTGATCCTGGACAACTGCGAGCACCTGGTGGACGCGGCCGCCGCGCTGGTCGACCGGCTGCTCGGCGCGTGCCCGGGGCTGCGCGTGCTGGCCACCAGCCGGGAGCAGCTCGGCGTACCAGGTGAACGTCTCTATCCGATCCCGCCGCTCGGCCTGCCGCCCGAGCCCGAGGTGGCGAGCACGGATCCGGTGGCCGGCGCGCTGGCGTACCCGGCGGTCAGGTTGTTCGCCGACCGTGCGGTCGCGGTGCGCCCGGAGTTCCAGATCACGCCGGACACGCTCGGGTCGGTGGTGGAGATCTGCCGGCGCCTGGACGGCATCCCGCTGGCGATCGAGCTGGCCGCTGCCCGGCTGAGGTCGCTGTCGGTAGGCCAGATCGCCGCGCGGCTGGACGACCGGTTCCGGCTGCTGACGGCGGGCCGGCGTACCGTCCTGGCACGGCACCAGACGCTGCGCGCGGTGGTCGAGTGGAGCTGGGACCTGCTGGAGGAGCCGGAGCGGATCCTGCTGCGGCGGCTGGCGGTGTTCCACGGCGGCGCGACGCTGGAGTTCGCCGAGCTGATCTGCGCCGACGACGGCGGCTGTGCCGCCGATGGTGCTGGCGACGGCGACCTGCCGCGGGAGGCGGTGCTCGACGTACTCGCAGCGCTGGTGGACAAGTCGCTGGTGGACGCGGTTATCGACCGGCGGCGCGGTGCCGGTGGCAGCGGCAGCGGTGGTGGCGCGGGCGCCGGCGGCGACGCCGGGGAGGTGCGGTACCGGCTGCTGGAGACGGTTCGGGCGTACGGACTCGAACGCCTCACCGAGGCCGGTGAGTCCCAGGCGATGCACGCGGCGCACGCCCAGTGTTTCGCCCGCCTGGTCGAGGAAGGCGTCCCCTACCTGCGCGGCGGCGAGCAGGTCGAGTGGATGGCCCGGCTACGCGCCGAGCACGACAACGTCCTCGCGGCCATGCGTACCGCCGTGGACTCCGGAAACGCCGATCTGGCGGTACGCCTGGTCGCCGGGTTCTCGTGGTTCTGGTTCCTGGAGGGGCACCGCTCGGCTGCCACGAACTGGACCCGCGCGGCGCTCGCCGTACCCGGGGAGGCCCCGCCCGGACCACGCGCCCTGCTGCTGATGCTCGCCGGGTTCGGCTACCTCACGGCGGGGGACGCCGACGCCTGCAAGCGGTCGCTGCGGGAGGCGCTCGCGCTCGTCGACGCGCCCGGGTCGACGATCCGGGACGAGTTCCCCGAACTCGGGTTGCTGGAGTCGATGGCGCTGACGTTCGAGGGCGACAGCGAGGCCGGGCGGCGCCGGCTGGAGGAGGTGTTCCCCGCCCTGCGTCCGTGGGGGCAGGGAATGGCAAAGCTGTTCCTCGGCAACATCGAGGACAACGCCGGCAACACCGAGGTCGCCGAGGCCCATCTGCTCAGCGCACTGGACCGGTTCACCGAACTCGGCGACCGGTGGGGGCGGGCGTCCGCGCTCCGCAGCCTGGCCGGGTTGTGGGGGAGAGCCGGCGGGTACGCACGGGCGATCAACGCACGGGAGGAGGCGCTGGCGCTGCTGAGGGAACTCGGCAGTGACGCCGACCTGCCTGTTGCTCTGACCCAGATCGCCGGCGACCGGGCCCGCACGGGGGACCTCGAAGGCGCCCGGGTCGACCTCGCCCGGGCCTACGCCCTCGTGGAGGCGGGGCAGGCGCCGGAGCTTGCGGCGTGGGTACGCCTGGGAGGGGCGGAGCTCGCGGTCCGTACCGGCGATCTCGCCGAGGCCCGGCGGCAGGCCGACCTGGTGCGCACGGACCTGGCCGGGCGCAGGCCGATGCCGCTGCCGATGCGGATCGTCATCGTGGCCGGACTGGGGTTGGTCCTGGCCGCGGCGGGCGAGGTCGACGCGGCGGCGGACGTCCTGCGGGACGCGAGAAACTTCGCCGCCCACGGCCACGACCGGCCCATGCGGGCGATGGTCGTCCACGGCCTGGCGGCGGTGGCGTACCGGTCGGGTGATCCCTCGCGGGCTGCCTTCCTGCTGGGGGTCGCCGAGGCGGTCCGCGGCAGGCCGGACCGCAGCGGCGACGACCCTGGTCGTACGGCGGAGGAGGTCCGATCGCTGCTGGGGCCGGAGACGTACGACGCGGCCTACGCGCGGGGTGCGGGAATGTCGGACGAGGAGATCGTCGCCCTGGTCGGGCTGGAGCAACCGGCACCCTGA
- a CDS encoding phytanoyl-CoA dioxygenase family protein: MTTVANADVVSPSDEALTRQERDYLFDVNGYRVLRGALSGDQLQAINAWVDAQDPSALRPGEWIGDVEVHTYGAEDGVNFQNIIEGGPAFEELIDHPSWIDEVRRYIISGAHQHLRIDECFLNVRRSGGYIPIHSGGDNVRFTGLFRWHNGNWAVGQINVLMALTDIGYGDGATTIVPGSHKAHSVHPHSNWSAGHSADQAIGMREVHLRAGDAVMFTDGICHGSMPRTNPGERRVLIYRYAPHLLAPRMNYLPSEELMARLSPVRRAIVMPTAPRMRPGRTLAAEAFPHNAVGG, from the coding sequence ATGACCACAGTGGCCAACGCCGATGTCGTCTCGCCCAGCGACGAAGCGCTCACGCGGCAGGAACGCGACTACCTCTTCGACGTCAACGGTTACCGCGTCCTGCGTGGCGCGCTCAGCGGAGACCAGCTGCAGGCGATCAACGCCTGGGTTGACGCGCAGGACCCCAGCGCCCTGCGTCCAGGCGAATGGATCGGCGACGTCGAGGTGCACACGTACGGCGCGGAGGATGGCGTCAACTTCCAGAACATCATCGAGGGTGGGCCGGCCTTCGAGGAACTGATCGACCATCCATCATGGATCGACGAGGTGCGGCGCTACATCATCTCCGGCGCGCACCAGCACTTGCGGATCGACGAGTGCTTCCTGAACGTCCGGCGCAGTGGCGGCTACATCCCGATCCATTCCGGCGGCGACAACGTACGGTTCACCGGGCTGTTCCGCTGGCACAACGGCAACTGGGCGGTCGGCCAGATCAACGTCCTGATGGCGCTGACCGACATCGGTTACGGCGACGGCGCGACGACGATCGTGCCGGGCAGCCACAAGGCGCACAGCGTGCATCCGCACAGCAACTGGAGTGCCGGGCACAGCGCGGACCAGGCGATCGGCATGCGAGAGGTGCACCTGCGCGCCGGTGACGCAGTGATGTTCACCGACGGGATCTGCCACGGTTCGATGCCGCGTACGAATCCGGGCGAGCGGCGGGTGCTGATCTACCGGTACGCACCGCATCTACTCGCACCGCGCATGAACTACCTGCCGTCGGAGGAGCTGATGGCCCGCCTGTCTCCGGTCCGCCGCGCGATCGTGATGCCGACGGCACCGCGGATGCGCCCTGGACGGACGTTGGCCGCCGAAGCTTTCCCGCACAACGCGGTAGGCGGCTGA
- the gdhA gene encoding NADP-specific glutamate dehydrogenase, producing MRDLDEKLHDIYAEVLRRNPGEQEFHQAVREVLSSLGPVVAKHPEYADAAVIRRLCEPERQVIFRVPWVDDAGQVQLNRGFRVQFNSALGPFKGGLRFHPSVYLGIVKFLGFEQIFKNALTGMPIGGGKGGSDFDPKGRTDAEVMRFCQSFMTELCRHIGEYVDVPAGDIGVGRREIGYLFGQYKRLTNRYESGVLTGKGLAWGGSQVRQEATGYGAVFFVNEMLKARGETYDGKRVVVSGSGNVAIYAIEKVHQLGGTVVACSDSDGYVVDEKGIDIELLKEIKDVRRGRVRDYAEARGSSVDHVVGGTIWDVPCDIALPSATQNELNGADALTLVKNGCRVVGEGANMPTTPDAIKVFDDAGVGFAPGKAANAGGVATSALEMQQNASRDSWSFEHTEERLEEIMRSIHDRCAETAEEYGTPGNYIAGANIAGFIRVADAMLALGII from the coding sequence GTGCGCGACCTCGACGAGAAGCTTCACGACATCTACGCCGAAGTACTCCGCCGCAACCCTGGCGAGCAGGAGTTTCATCAGGCTGTCCGAGAGGTCCTGAGCAGTCTCGGGCCGGTGGTCGCCAAGCATCCGGAGTACGCCGACGCGGCCGTCATCCGCCGCCTCTGCGAGCCGGAACGGCAGGTCATCTTCCGCGTACCGTGGGTCGACGACGCCGGGCAGGTGCAGCTCAACCGCGGTTTCCGCGTGCAGTTCAACTCCGCACTCGGGCCTTTCAAGGGCGGATTGCGCTTCCACCCGAGCGTCTACCTCGGAATCGTCAAGTTCCTCGGCTTCGAGCAGATCTTCAAGAACGCCCTCACCGGGATGCCCATCGGCGGCGGCAAGGGCGGCTCCGACTTCGACCCGAAGGGCCGAACGGACGCGGAGGTCATGCGCTTCTGCCAGTCGTTCATGACGGAGCTGTGCCGGCACATCGGCGAGTACGTCGACGTTCCGGCCGGCGACATCGGCGTCGGTCGGCGCGAGATCGGCTACCTGTTCGGCCAGTACAAGCGGCTGACCAACCGGTACGAGTCCGGCGTCCTCACCGGGAAGGGCCTGGCCTGGGGTGGTTCGCAGGTACGCCAGGAGGCCACCGGCTACGGCGCGGTCTTCTTCGTCAACGAGATGCTCAAGGCGCGCGGCGAGACGTACGACGGAAAGCGCGTCGTGGTGTCCGGATCCGGCAACGTCGCCATCTACGCGATCGAGAAGGTGCACCAGCTCGGGGGCACCGTGGTCGCGTGCTCCGACTCCGACGGCTACGTCGTCGACGAGAAGGGCATCGACATCGAGTTGCTCAAGGAGATCAAGGACGTACGGCGCGGCCGCGTCCGCGACTACGCCGAGGCGCGCGGCAGCTCGGTCGACCACGTGGTGGGCGGGACGATCTGGGACGTTCCCTGCGACATTGCCCTGCCGTCGGCGACGCAGAACGAACTCAACGGCGCCGACGCCCTCACCCTCGTCAAGAACGGCTGCCGGGTCGTGGGTGAGGGCGCGAACATGCCCACCACGCCGGACGCGATCAAGGTCTTCGACGACGCCGGGGTCGGGTTCGCTCCCGGAAAGGCCGCCAACGCGGGCGGAGTCGCGACCAGCGCGCTGGAGATGCAGCAGAACGCCTCGCGCGACAGCTGGAGCTTCGAGCACACCGAGGAGCGGCTCGAGGAGATCATGCGATCGATCCACGATCGCTGTGCCGAGACCGCCGAGGAGTACGGCACCCCCGGCAACTACATCGCCGGCGCGAACATCGCTGGGTTCATCCGGGTCGCCGACGCCATGCTCGCCCTCGGCATCATCTGA
- a CDS encoding MFS transporter, whose amino-acid sequence MRTFRLARSLSPAVQVLLVNSFGIAFGFFILIPFLATYLRDEHHLTAAAVGAILGLRVFCQQGLTLVGGIAADRFGARPVIIIGCGLRCVAFGMFAVVDQVVGLVAASMMVGLAGAFFSPAARAYIAVEAGERRLDAFALQNIASTVGALTGPLLGSVLVAVDFRWTAGVSAGIFAILTVWQCFELPYRPVEPLATRALGVAVRDALHNRSFLGFAVATSVLFLLYNQFYLSLPLEATRVTGWAGAAGCVFLVSTLLTLGTQLRMIKWLHRLLAPGMAIVCGLVAIAASFVPLAWSTTSTPADSSGSPSTAWAVGILVAAAPVLVATLLLTLGLDVAQPYALDLVTGFAPVGLTGTYIGLATTAAGITTALGNTAIGYADDLGRQWSTPWISPVMLGTLAVGAAIAVAVLQRRGRLSLDPPAST is encoded by the coding sequence ATGAGAACCTTCCGGTTGGCGCGATCACTCTCCCCGGCGGTGCAGGTGCTGCTGGTCAACTCGTTCGGCATCGCGTTCGGGTTCTTCATTCTCATCCCCTTCCTCGCCACGTACCTTCGCGACGAGCATCACCTCACCGCGGCCGCCGTCGGTGCAATCCTCGGCCTCCGCGTGTTCTGTCAACAGGGCCTGACCCTGGTCGGGGGTATAGCGGCTGACCGGTTCGGCGCGCGGCCGGTGATCATCATCGGATGCGGGTTGCGTTGTGTGGCGTTCGGCATGTTCGCCGTCGTCGACCAGGTGGTCGGACTCGTCGCGGCGTCCATGATGGTCGGCCTCGCCGGTGCCTTCTTCAGTCCGGCGGCGCGGGCCTACATAGCGGTCGAGGCGGGAGAGCGACGCCTCGACGCCTTCGCGTTGCAGAACATCGCGAGCACTGTCGGTGCGCTCACCGGCCCGTTGTTGGGCAGTGTCCTCGTCGCGGTGGACTTCCGGTGGACGGCCGGCGTCTCGGCTGGCATCTTCGCCATCCTCACCGTCTGGCAGTGCTTCGAGCTGCCGTACCGCCCGGTCGAACCGCTCGCCACCAGAGCGCTTGGCGTGGCGGTGCGCGACGCCCTGCACAACCGTTCGTTCCTCGGTTTCGCCGTAGCGACGTCCGTGCTCTTCCTGCTCTACAACCAGTTCTATCTGTCGCTTCCGCTCGAGGCCACGCGCGTCACGGGATGGGCAGGTGCGGCCGGGTGCGTGTTCCTCGTGTCCACGCTCCTGACCCTGGGAACCCAGCTCCGGATGATCAAGTGGCTCCACCGACTCCTCGCACCGGGGATGGCGATCGTCTGCGGTCTCGTCGCCATCGCGGCGTCGTTCGTCCCGTTGGCGTGGAGTACTACGTCGACGCCGGCGGACAGTTCGGGCAGTCCGTCCACAGCGTGGGCCGTCGGCATCCTCGTAGCGGCGGCGCCGGTGCTGGTGGCGACACTGCTGTTGACGTTGGGGCTCGACGTCGCGCAGCCCTACGCGCTCGACCTCGTGACCGGCTTCGCGCCGGTCGGGCTCACCGGGACCTACATCGGGCTCGCGACGACTGCGGCGGGTATCACCACAGCGCTCGGCAACACCGCCATCGGCTATGCCGACGACCTCGGCCGGCAGTGGTCGACACCCTGGATCAGCCCCGTCATGTTGGGAACCCTTGCAGTCGGGGCAGCGATCGCCGTCGCGGTGTTGCAGCGACGGGGACGGCTCAGCCTCGACCCACCGGCGTCGACCTGA
- a CDS encoding AraC family transcriptional regulator: MPVRAAAELQPATDLRIAPDRDGWTSLHQAWAVPAMRRDHRHDELEVNLVLDGWAEYLVAGLRVHLPRHGLGWLLPSQPHRLINRSPDLQMWIGVFCPALVASNATPAADGAGPPVAWLYESPEETLVRVPGTSETRELARLFAQLDDPGMSTKRHRIGLAWLLAECWRAFQSADLALTGDHLHPAVELAARWLFDHSGDAEANDLEALASRCGVSRPWLSTLFQQQLGESMTDFRNKQRLQRFRELIAHPMGMPMTAASFAAGFGSYAQCYRTVRRYTGLSPHDLLTEALADGNR, from the coding sequence ATGCCGGTACGCGCAGCGGCCGAGCTCCAACCCGCCACCGATCTGCGGATCGCGCCGGACCGGGACGGTTGGACGAGCCTGCACCAGGCATGGGCGGTACCCGCCATGCGTCGGGATCATCGGCACGACGAACTCGAAGTCAACCTCGTCCTGGACGGGTGGGCGGAGTACCTCGTCGCCGGGCTGCGGGTCCACCTGCCGCGCCATGGCCTGGGCTGGTTGCTGCCCAGCCAGCCGCATCGGCTGATCAACCGTTCTCCCGACCTGCAGATGTGGATCGGTGTGTTCTGTCCCGCGCTGGTCGCGTCGAACGCCACACCTGCGGCCGACGGCGCCGGCCCTCCGGTCGCGTGGCTGTACGAGTCGCCGGAGGAGACGCTGGTCCGCGTACCCGGCACGTCCGAAACCCGTGAGTTGGCGAGGCTTTTCGCGCAACTGGACGATCCAGGCATGTCCACGAAGCGGCATCGGATCGGGCTGGCATGGCTGCTGGCGGAGTGCTGGCGAGCATTCCAGAGTGCCGATCTCGCACTCACCGGAGATCACCTGCATCCGGCTGTCGAGCTCGCAGCGCGATGGCTGTTCGACCATTCCGGCGACGCCGAGGCCAACGACTTGGAGGCGCTGGCTAGCCGCTGCGGGGTAAGCCGTCCGTGGTTGAGCACCCTGTTCCAGCAACAACTCGGCGAGTCGATGACCGACTTTCGCAACAAGCAACGCCTGCAGCGTTTTCGTGAACTGATCGCCCACCCGATGGGCATGCCCATGACAGCAGCCAGTTTCGCCGCGGGGTTCGGCAGCTACGCCCAGTGCTACCGCACCGTACGCCGCTACACGGGACTCTCCCCACACGATCTCCTCACCGAGGCCCTCGCCGACGGCAACAGATGA